A genomic window from Parasteatoda tepidariorum isolate YZ-2023 chromosome 10, CAS_Ptep_4.0, whole genome shotgun sequence includes:
- the LOC107456478 gene encoding uncharacterized protein encodes MTLKPPTKKDLTAFPANDNHEEPDEVWNISAPKKNSLFWSILIPYLIKSVENGTFRQNIQLLIDEKFKNLSKELKFDVIEKRVKNINPFKNIHTLYSDKNLITLMRMLKKKLNQKAGNLLNNSEGNYRKLEAAANMLMCNIDLYEEEPNRKSLKSFISPSSSQKGTRLKIIIFSQVEPSNVIYGFGLSRSYSSNLQTNSLKHIFKTAGLQQTVISDIIKLLPCEHLLITLIESSFGHVIPTLFKSPYILKKLSDAGYELNPLTTDVNGVSAFYYCILLNDWNLFRVLYNQASRKDYFHQENAPEDDTLKKLTAIHERIHDDFRSKGFSNTSQRMYDLLMRFNDYHIEIERDVTSIGHDSKAQVSEKLTKTMLFIIDKYSEYFHYMNAKTGLDKYEDFLQNYEYHRMVDDLTCMCFFDHFLSLKVEINEQNKNIFIEVLAALFLYFLSKLKFDRDIFFSDFVNYKTETKAKYFVIFCYRMRWHKALSSLSKELSRGLPELKDSNIIKIVENCLSDYPLIKEEFSLARLQMYLKISEEVDFSGNEIKSALAVLRTLQVIGETFCSSKKGCKITPLLEYSIPINVVKVLCDIRNNCLSHLHASFTQGRKELEQQSSFLLEVQKELKDVAKAFEPIFVMQIFRARDFMITYGIEESKKYDNDLFKKLNDMKTEIFDLKQEHYGNHEDKYIAISSTMIDLIPENNQIKYDRLQVHCEGLKYLLSFMFKHSNHCDIDDFSQEVEKIDNLYLDGKHEILSKDSIKEIIDVFSELKQMFISKFGGVQRNSTETPFLNLNAIFKTVKEHEIFSPSDQAIIRKSFSEFLDKAKQQIIDHVNGTQSSTEFDEYLKCVIKDKNVRKQIKQSRKNAEEVLKILHNNACSVETILGKEEETCFRLMTALSDDIYRTVIPNLCLTKSIHDKLNNLKTQKLDFLLGRMKYLEEILINDDDYLKKSRIYGTSLEYRDHTKRLLMLRYTEEMDTKAALEMLLLDCLEILKKRDAFKNLWLKSTDLFFGINIRDTLSHGCPILEVSNDLLDANNLPMEFINIALELIEDQKALKALYEISRKTGFQGKELQLFVENNLDDRFPDLKKTLLQSETWERYLFLFSN; translated from the coding sequence ATGACGCTTAAACCACCAACGAAGAAAGATTTGACAGCATTTCCTGCTAATGATAACCATGAAGAGCCAGATGAAGTATGGAACATTAGCGCACCGAAAAAGAATAGCTTGTTTTGGTCAATACTGATTCCTTACTTAATAAAATCTGTTGAAAATGGAACATTTCGTCAAAACATCCAATTACTGATtgacgaaaaatttaaaaatctgagtaaagagttgaaatttgatgtaattgaaaaaagagTAAAGAATATCAATCCGTTTAAAAACATTCACACTCTTTATTCTGATAAAAATCTCATTACGTTAATGAGAATgttgaaaaagaaactgaatCAAAAGGCAGGTAATTTGTTGAATAACAGTGAGGGTAATTATCGAAAACTCGAGGCTGCTGCTAATATGCTAATGTGTAACATCGATCTTTATGAGGAGGAACCAAAcaggaaaagtttaaaatcgttTATTTCCCCTTCTTCAAGTCAAAAGGGTACAcgtttgaaaataatcattttcagtCAAGTTGAACCATCAAATGTAATTTATGGATTCGGATTAAGTAGAAGTTATTCTTCGAATTTAcaaacaaattctttaaaacacatttttaaaacagctGGTTTACAGCAGACTGTAATATCGGATATTATTAAGCTACTTCCTTGTGAACACTTATTGATTACGCTTATTGAAAGTTCATTTGGACATGTTATTCCTACACTCTTTAAGTCGCCATACATATTAAAGAAGCTTAGTGATGCTGGTTATGAGCTAAATCCTTTGACAACAGATGTAAATGGTGTTTCAgcattttattactgtatactTTTAAATGATTGGAATCTCTTTCGCGTACTTTATAATCAGGCTTCCAGAAAGGATTATTTTCATCAAGAAAATGCTCCCGAAGacgatactttaaaaaaattgacagccATACATGAAAGAATTCATGACGATTTCCGATCCAAAGGTTTTTCCAATACCTCTCAAAGAATGTATGATCTTCTAATGCGTTTTAATGATTATCATATTGAGATTGAAAGAGATGTCACTTCTATAGGGCATGATTCAAAAGCACAAGTAAGTGAGAAACTCACCAAAACTATGTTGTTTATCATAGATAAATACTCCGAATATTTCCACTACATGAATGCAAAAACTGGACTTGATAAGTATGAAGATTTCCTccaaaattatgaatatcaCAGAATGGTGGATGATTTAACTTGCATGTGTTTCTTTGATCATTTCTTATCATTAAAGgttgaaataaatgaacaaaataaaaatatcttcattgaAGTACTAGCTGCtttgtttctgtattttttgagcaagttgaaatttgatagagacattttcttttcagattttgtaaattacaaGACTGAGACGAAAGctaaatatttcgttattttttgcTATCGCATGAGGTGGCATAAAGCATTATCATCACTGTCTAAAGAACTAAGTAGAGGTCTACCagaattaaaagattcaaacataattaaaattgtcgAAAACTGCTTGTCTGATTACCCTTTGATTAAAGAAGAATTTTCGCTGGCACGCCTCcagatgtatttaaaaatatcggaaGAAGTTGATTTTTCAGGCAACGAAATAAAATCTGCATTAGCTGTTTTACGCACGCTGCAAGTCATCGGAGAAACATTTTGCAGCTCAAAGAAAGGTTGCAAAATAACCCCATTATTAGAATACAGCATACCTATCAATGTTGTGAAAGTACTATGTGATATTCGAAATAATTGTTTGTCCCATTTGCATGCAAGCTTTACTCAAGGCAGAAAAGAACTTGAACAACAAAGTTCGTTTCTGTTAGAAGtccaaaaagaattaaaagacgTTGCTAAAGCATTTGAGCCCATATTTGTGATGCAAATATTTCGTGCCAGGGATTTCATGATTACTTATGGAATTGAAGAATCAAAAAAGTACGAcaatgatttgtttaaaaagcttAACGAcatgaaaactgaaatatttgatttgaagCAAGAGCATTATGGGAACCATGAGGACAAATACATTGCAATATCAAGTACAATGATAGACTTGATAccagaaaataatcaaattaaatatgatcGATTACAAGTTCATTGTGAGggtctgaaatatttattgtcatttatgtttaaacattCGAATCATTGTGATATTGATGATTTTAGTcaagaagttgaaaaaattgACAATCTATATTTAGACGGCAAACACGAAATTTTATCTAAAGACTCGATAAAGGAAAtcattgatgttttctctgaaCTTAAGCagatgtttatttcaaaatttggagGAGTACAGAGAAATTCGACTGAAACACCTTTCCTAAACTTGAATGCTattttcaaaaccgtaaaagaGCACGAAATATTTTCTCCTTCAGATCAGGcgataataagaaaaagtttttcagagTTTTTAGACAAAGCTAAGCAACAAATTATTGATCATGTAAACGGCACACAATCAAGCACTGAatttgatgaatatttaaaatgtgtaattaaagacaaaaatgtaagaaaacagATTAAACAAAGCAGGAAAAATGCAGAAgaagtcttaaaaattttacataataatgcGTGTTCAGTTGAGACCATATTAggtaaagaagaagaaacttGCTTTAGACTAATGACTGCTTTGAGTGATGATATATATAGAACTGTAATCCCGAATCTATGCCTTACCAAAAGCATTCATGATAAattgaataacttaaaaacCCAGAAACTAGATTTTCTATTGGGGAGAATGAAATATTtggaagaaatattaattaacgatgatgattatttaaagaaatcaagAATTTATGGAACGAGTTTAGAGTACAGAGATCATACGAAGCGACTCCTAATGCTCCGCTACACTGAGGAAATGGACACTAAAGCTGCTTTAGAAATGCTTCTCTTGGACTGTCTTGAGATCTTGAAGAAAAGAGATGCGTTTAAGAATCTATGGCTTAAATCTACAGATCTATTCTTTGGTATAAATATTCGAGATACTTTGTCCCATGGTTGTCCTATTTTGGAAGTGTCTAACGATCTGCTTGATGCTAACAATTTACCAATGGAATTTATAAACATTGCTTTAGAACTTATCGAAGATCAAAAAGCTTTAAAAGCATTATATGAGATCTCGCGAAAAACAGGATTTCAAGGAAAAGAATTGCAGTTGTTTGTAGAGAACAATTTAGATGACAGATTTCCAGATCTTAAGAAAACATTACTACAAAGTGAAACATGGGAGcgttatttatttctattttcgaACTGA